A window of the Lactuca sativa cultivar Salinas chromosome 7, Lsat_Salinas_v11, whole genome shotgun sequence genome harbors these coding sequences:
- the LOC111898420 gene encoding phytosulfokine receptor 2, with translation MNSISWALLAFLICSSLGIETLTQTCHPVDLLALKDFAGSFINASILTSWSNDSICCHWDGVVCEDDAKNLSKTLNRVTMLSLSAKGLKGEIPNSLPRLEKLRSLDLSFNQLQGEFPKNLSNLMDLEVLNVSSNSLTGDLFDIGKFPHLIALNLSNNSFAGEISPQICTSSTNLQILDLSMNHFTGNLEGLSNCHKSLRELLVDSNSFSGDLPEFIYSMSSLKLLHLSSNNFSGQITTNLSKLSNLESLLLSGNRFSGPFPNVFKNMTRLEQLNAHSNSFTGPLPSTIESCSNLQILDLRNNSFSGDLSLNFSKLSNLCTLDLGSNRFHGLLPISLSNCHELRILNLAKNALYGEIPIPYMNLSNLSFLSFSNNGITNLPRALSVLQQCKNLTTLILTKNFQGEELPRFVNGFDRLMVLAIANCALKGQIPPWLVNCPKLEVLDLSWNQLTGVIPSWIGQMERLFYLDFSNNSLTGELPKSLTDLKCLVSSNISSSILTSSTGIPLYVKKNQTGKGLQYNQVASFPPSIYLSNNNINGTILPQVGRLIQLHVLDLSKNNLTGTIPDTISEMGNLEVLDLSSNNLHGTIPASLNKLSFLSMFCVAYNHLQGAIPTGTQFSGFPNSSFEGNPGLCGQVLSPCSVNGIPSVNSDSGRKLGRNGIVGITLGIGAGIAIVLAFILLKMSRKRHGDWIPELEENNSRRNGNGISGVFTSSKLVLFPSFNCRELSVSDVVESTNNFSQSNIIGCGGFGLVYKADLPNGSKAAIKRLSGDCGQMEREFHSEVEALSRAQHKNLVSLKGYCKHGNDRLLIYSYMENGSLDYWLHERVEQELPLKWRVRLKIAKGAAKGLSYLHNDVKIIHRDIKTSNILLDEKFKAHLADFGLSRLLCPYDTHVTTDLVGTLGYIPPEYGQTLSATFKGDVYSFGVVLLELITARRPVEVGKGKNCRDLVSWVFQMKLEGRYGEIFDVSVWDKSCENQLLEVLGVACKCLDQDPRRRPGIEQVVSWLDGVVETRA, from the coding sequence ATGAATTCTATCAGTTGGGCATTGTTAGCTTTTCTGATTTGTTCATCTTTGGGTATCGAAACCCTAACCCAAACATGCCATCCGGTTGATTTGTTAGCTCTGAAGGACTTCGCCGGAAGTTTCATTAACGCTTCCATACTTACATCTTGGTCGAATGATTCCATTTGCTGCCATTGGGACGGCGTCGTTTGTGAGGATGACGCCAAAAATCTTTCAAAAACCCTAAACAGGGTCACCATGCTGAGCTTGTCTGCAAAAGGTTTAAAGGGCGAAATTCCCAATTCTCTACCTcgtttggaaaaattaagatctCTCGATCTATCGTTTAATCAATTACAAGGCGAATTCCCCAAAAATCTCTCCAATTTGATGGATCTCGAAGTTCTAAACGTCTCAAGCAATTCATTAACCGGGGACCTGTTCGACATTGGTAAATTCCCACATCTCATAGCATTAAATCTCAGCAACAACTCTTTCGCCGGTGAAATTTCTCCACAAATTTGTACTTCCTCTACGAACCTTCAGATTCTCGATCTATCAATGAATCATTTCACCGGAAACCTAGAAGGCTTGAGCAACTGTCACAAATCTCTTCGAGAACTGCTTGTGGATTCCAATTCGTTTTCCGGCGACCTCCCGGAGTTTATATACTCAATGTCATCCTTAAAGCTGCTACATCTTTCTTCCAACAACTTCTCCGGTCAGATAACCACAAATCTCAGTAAGCTTTCCAACCTCGAATCACTACTTTTATCCGGGAACCGGTTTTCAGGTCCATTTCCCAATGTCTTCAAAAACATGACACGTTTAGAACAGCTGAACGCACATTCGAATTCCTTCACAGGGCCATTACCTTCTACCATAGAATCATGTTCCAATTTACAGATTCTCGATCTCCGTAACAATTCATTTTCCGGCGACCTAAGTTTAAATTTCTCAAAATTATCCAACCTTTGCACTCTTGATCTTGGTAGCAATCGTTTTCATGGTCTCTTACCAATCTCACTTTCCAATTGTCATGAATTGAGAATCCTGAATCTGGCCAAGAACGCATTATATGGTGAAATTCCGATTCCATACATGAACCTTTCAAACCTCTCATTCCTCTCCTTTTCAAACAACGGAATCACCAATTTACCTCGCGCTTTATCTGTTCTACAACAATGCAAGAATCTCACCACTTTGATTCTGACAAAAAACTTTCAAGGTGAAGAACTTCCACGATTTGTAAATGGGTTTGACAGATTAATGGTTCTTGCAATTGCAAATTGTGCCCTCAAAGGCCAAATCCCACCATGGTTAGTAAACTGTCCAAAACTTGAAGTTCTTGATTTGTCCTGGAATCAGTTGACTGGAGTCATCCCTTCTTGGATTGGTCAAATGGAAAGACTCTTTTACTTGGATTTTTCAAACAATTCATTAACGGGTGAACTTCCGAAAAGTTTAACAGATTTAAAGTGTCTCGTGTCTTCAAACATAAGTTCTTCAATTCTCACTTCATCAACCGGGATTCCATTATATGTGAAGAAGAATCAAACTGGAAAAGGTCTTCAATACAATCAAGTTGCAAGCTTTCCTCCATCAATCTATCTCAGCAACAATAACATAAACGGGACGATTTTACCCCAAGTTGGAAGATTAATACAGCTTCATGTATTGGATTTGAGCAAGAACAACTTAACCGGGACAATTCCCGACACGATTTCCGAAATGGGAAACTTAGAAGTTCTTGATTTGTCATCAAACAATCTTCATGGAACAATTCCAGCCTCTTTAAACAAGCTTTCATTTCTTTcaatgttctgtgtagcttataATCACTTACAAGGTGCGATTCCGACCGGAACCCAGTTTTCCGGTTTCCCAAATTCAAGTTTCGAAGGGAATCCCGGTCTCTGCGGGCAAGTCCTGTCTCCTTGCAGTGTAAACGGAATTCCATCCGTCAATTCCGATTCCGGTAGAAAACTCGGACGGAATGGTATCGTCGGAATCACACTCGGAATCGGAGCCGGAATCGCAATCGTGTTAGCATTCATTCTTCTCAAAATGTCAAGAAAGAGACACGGCGATTGGATTCCGGAGTTGGAGGAGAATAACAGTAGGAGGAATGGAAATGGAATCTCGGGTGTGTTTACATCTTCGAAACTAGTTCTATTCCCGAGTTTTAATTGTAGAGAGCTCTCGGTTTCCGATGTAGTGGAATCAACGAATAATTTCAGTCAATCGAATATAATCGGATGCGGTGGATTCGGGCTTGTGTACAAAGCCGACCTTCCAAACGGTTCAAAAGCCGCAATCAAACGCCTTTCCGGCGATTGCGGTCAAATGGAACGCGAATTCCATTCCGAAGTCGAAGCCCTCTCAAGAGCCCAACACAAGAATCTCGTATCCCTAAAAGGGTATTGCAAACACGGAAACGATCGACTCTTGATATACTCCTACATGGAAAACGGAAGCCTAGATTACTGGCTACACGAAAGGGTAGAACAGGAATTACCATTAAAATGGCGAGTTAGGTTAAAGATAGCAAAAGGGGCAGCAAAGGGATTATCATATCTCCATAACGATGTGAAAATTATCCATCGGGATATTAAAACTAGCAATATTCTCTTGGATGAAAAGTTTAAAGCCCATTTAGCTGATTTTGGATTGTCaagactattatgcccttatGATACTCATGTGACAACCGATTTGGTAGGGACATTAGGGTACATTCCACCTGAATATGGACAGACACTTTCCGCGACTTTTAAGGGCGATGTTTATAGTTTTGGGGTTGTGCTTTTGGAACTTATTACAGCTAGAAGACCCGTTGAAGTTGGAAAGGGGAAGAATTGTAGGGATCTTGTTTCGTGGGTGTTTCAGATGAAACTTGAAGGGCGATATGGGGAGATATTTGATGTGTCTGTATGGGATAAGAGCTGTGAGAATCAGTTGTTGGAAGTGTTGGGGGTGGCTTGTAAGTGTCTGGATCAAGATCCAAGAAGGAGACCAGGTATTGAGCAGGTTGTTTCATGGCTTGATGGGGTTGTAGAAACGAGGGCATAA